From the bacterium genome, the window CAAACAGCATCCGGACCCAAGCAATCTTCGGAAGTTCTCCATATTTCACGAGGTTATGCGAAAAAAGGAGCTCCGGCAGAAATTCGAAACGGATGAGGGCTTCAAGGCGTCCTTTCATCGATGGGTTGCGGATCAGAAAATCACGGGTGCGCGCGAAATACGGAAGCTTCCGCGAATTCTTGCTGAAGCGCCGGCATTAAAGGCTTTAGATAAAGAAGGATATGCAGCGGCAGAAAAAGTATTGATTACACAGGATCCGTCCCTTGGAAGTGATCTATTCATGGCGGTAAAAAACGCCACCGATGCTTTGCAGAGAGCACCAATGGAAGAGCTGAAAAATCTCGAGGCAAATCCGCAAAAGCTAATTATGTTGCGAAATTTGAAGAGGGCGCTTCAGGACCTCGAAACTTTGGCAAAAATTTCTTTGTGATAACACAACAATGCTTTTATGAGGAGGTGATCATTACAGGAAACCTAAAACGGCATAAAGATTTGTGCAAATAAAAAAGCGAACACAGCCCGCCACCATAACGACGTTCTGGTTCGCCTTTTTGAGATAAACAAATAACCGGGTGCTCCCGGAAGGAGCACGCAGCTACTTAAACTTCCAATTTTAAGTTAAGCCGCTTTTGCCCGATCTGTCAAGAGATCTGGCGAATCCTTTCTGGAGCACTCTCTTAAAGCAAGACATAGGAGGATACTATGTCTAACAAAAATTGCCCGATGTGTGGGCAAGTTCTCTTGAACGAAGAAGCCATCGGGCATCTACGGAAACATCAACCACTCTACGATCAGAAAATCATCGCCGCAGCAGAATATCGGTTCAAGCAGCAGCTCAAAACCGAAACAGACGCTGTCCGCGCTGAAGAGAAGAAGAAACAGGATGAAGCTGTAGCGAAAGCTCGCGCCGCGGCCGAAAAGGAGTTCCAGGCTGAAATCGTTAAGAAGAATCGCGAAGTGGAAGATCTGAAAAAGCAGCAGCAGGCGCTTGTGAAGCAAGAGGTTACGAAGTTGAAGCCAGCGCTGGAAGCGGAGCTTCGTAAGTCAATTGAGAAGGATTTCACGGACAAGGAACGGGGATTGCAGAGCGTGGTACAAAAGCTCGAAACGCAAAACAAGCAGCTCCAAGACCGCCTTGACCGCATCACCGGTCCCGATAAAGGCGAATTCTCTGAGGATGACTTGGTGCGTTCGTTGGCGAACGCCTTTCCCGAGGATGATATCCGCCGGGTAGGCAAAGGCAGGGCCGGAGCCGATGTTTTGCAAACCGTTCGTTATCGCGCCGGGGGCGAATTGGTTCCCGCCGGGAAGATCGTTTATGAAAACAAGGATCAATTGCAATGGCGGGCCGATTTTCTTGAACAGGCGCGCGCGGCTTGCGAAACCCATCAGACTTCTCATGTAATCTTGGTTTCAAAAGTCTTTCCCAATGGCCAGAAGGATCTTTTCTGGAGCCAAGGAGTTGCCGTTGTGGCGCCAGCACGGGCTGTGTACCTTGCCCGAGTTGTACGTGCTTTGATCATCGAGTCGCACCGCGCTGGACTTACGAGGGAAGATCTTTCGGCGAAACTGGAGGAGATTTACGAGTATCTCAATAGTGAATCTTTCCGCCAGGCGCTAGATGCTCTTGTTCAAGCCGGCGAGGAGCTGAAGGTACAACTTCAAAAGGAGCGCAAGAGCCATGAGCGTACGTGGGCGGAAAGGGAGCAGGCGTACAACGCGTTAATCAAACGGGCCAGTGGAATTGAGGCTGCGATCCGCGCAATTCTTCAGAGGGTCACTGAAGAGCAACCCCTGACTGAAGAAATTACGCAGCCAGAGCTCGTTTCGTTTGTTGCGGATTAAGAGTGATTTGGATGAGGAGTCTTCACACCTACGATTTCCGGTGTGGAGGCTCCTCTGTGTCTTTTTACTACACTATTAGATAATCAGAAAGGAAAGTGATATAAAATGAAACAGGCTGTCTAGTGGCAATAAATTCTGGGGCCTTTCACTGTGCGTTTTTACCTTTATGTTAGGTCACTGCTCCATGGCCGCCCCCTTCACGGGCGAGACATGGACCTCTCCCCGTTGAGGGGGCGAGACCGCGAGTCAGTGCCTCAAGGAGGTGAAGCTATCAGTGGAAAAGCTTCCGGAAAATGTTCGGCGAAACCCGGACAAGTATCGGGAAGTTTTCTGCCCTTACGTTATCCGTAACGGCAAGATCATCTACCCGAAGAAGGCAAAAGTTTTTCACTTTTACGTTAAAGTAAAAGCGAAGTAACATAGCCGGAAGCCCTGGACAGCCTTTCTATCCTCAAGTCCACAAGTAATACAAAATCCAAATTCTAGAGTAATCCTAAAACCCAATCAAACCGAGGTTTTTTGACCTTTGAAGAGTATAGTCAGTTGAATTGGGCAGTTCAGCACGCGCGCGAAACATCTCCAAATCTGGTTGCGCGGGGTTGCATTTTTTGCTGCCAAAAACGGCTATTTTCCGCAGGTTTCGGAAATTTTTCTCGACGATACGAGGAGGTCCGGGGTCATTAAGAGTCAGATGCTCTGCCAATTGAGCTAACGGCCCAGTGCTTTAAATACGTTAGTTATGGGGTATCCTGTTGATCGATCACAGTTTAATCTCGAGAGATCATTTTCGCAAATCGGCGTAAGAATCCGTAGTTTTGCCCCCACAGCGTAACTGCTTCATTGCCAATTCAAGAACCCGAAACCATGAAAAATA encodes:
- a CDS encoding DUF2130 domain-containing protein: MSNKNCPMCGQVLLNEEAIGHLRKHQPLYDQKIIAAAEYRFKQQLKTETDAVRAEEKKKQDEAVAKARAAAEKEFQAEIVKKNREVEDLKKQQQALVKQEVTKLKPALEAELRKSIEKDFTDKERGLQSVVQKLETQNKQLQDRLDRITGPDKGEFSEDDLVRSLANAFPEDDIRRVGKGRAGADVLQTVRYRAGGELVPAGKIVYENKDQLQWRADFLEQARAACETHQTSHVILVSKVFPNGQKDLFWSQGVAVVAPARAVYLARVVRALIIESHRAGLTREDLSAKLEEIYEYLNSESFRQALDALVQAGEELKVQLQKERKSHERTWAEREQAYNALIKRASGIEAAIRAILQRVTEEQPLTEEITQPELVSFVAD